The following coding sequences lie in one Zingiber officinale cultivar Zhangliang chromosome 2B, Zo_v1.1, whole genome shotgun sequence genomic window:
- the LOC122046219 gene encoding oxygen-evolving enhancer protein 1, chloroplastic, with amino-acid sequence MAELLLSDLLILRCQYTSIQPDGTQPTEGEMAASLQAAATLMQPSKVGAAGRSIAGQPVRYSSHLSKAFGFEPAAARVSCSLHSDLRDLAQKGTDAVKLAGFALAASALVVSGASAEGVPKRLTYDEIQSKTYMEVKGTGTANQCPSIDGGVDSFAFKPGKYNAKKLCLEPTSFTVKAEGVSKNAPPEFQKTKLMTRLTYTLDEIEGPFEVGSDGSIKFEEKDGIDYAAVTVQLPGGERVPFLFTVKQLVATGKPDSFSGKFLVPSYRGSSFLDPKGRGGSTGYDNAVALPAGGRGDEEELSKENIKNVSSSTGTITLSVTKSKPETGEVIGVFESLQPSDTDLGAKTPKDVKIQGIWYAQLE; translated from the exons ATGGCAGAACTCCTCTTATCCGATCTTCTTATCCTCCGCTGTCAATATACCTCCATCCAACCCGATGGCACTCAGCCAACAGAGGGGGAAATGGCAGCATCTCTGCAAGCCGCCGCCACGCTGATGCAACCGTCCAAGGTCGGCGCTGCCGGCCGAAGCATCGCAGGCCAGCCGGTGAGGTATTCTTCCCACCTGTCTAAGGCGTTTGGGTTCGAGCCGGCCGCCGCCAGGGTCTCCTGTTCTTTACATTCCGACCTCCGAGACTTGGCGCAGAAGGGCACTGACGCCGTCAAGCTCGCCGGCTTCGCACTGGCCGCCTCCGCCCTCGTCGTCTCC GGAGCGAGCGCAGAGGGCGTGCCGAAGAGGCTGACGTACGACGAGATCCAGAGCAAGACGTACATGGAGGTGAAGGGAACGGGGACGGCGAACCAGTGCCCGAGTATCGACGGCGGCGTGGACTCCTTCGCCTTCAAGCCCGGGAAGTACAACGCCAAGAAGTTGTGCCTGGAGCCGACGTCGTTCACGGTGAAGGCGGAGGGAGTGTCGAAGAACGCGCCTCCGGAGTTCCAGAAGACGAAGCTGATGACCCGGCTGACGTACACGCTGGACGAGATCGAGGGGCCCTTCGAGGTGGGCTCCGACGGCAGCATCAAGTTCGAGGAGAAGGACGGGATCGACTACGCGGCGGTGACGGTCCAGCTGCCCGGCGGCGAGCGCGTGCCGTTCCTGTTCACCGTCAAGCAGCTGGTAGCGACGGGCAAGCCGGATAGCTTCAGCGGGAAGTTCCTGGTGCCCTCCTACCGAGGCTCCTCCTTCCTGGACCCAAAGGGCAGGGGAGGCTCCACCGGGTACGACAACGCCGTGGCGCTCCCCGCCGGCGGCAGGGGAGACGAGGAGGAGCTGAGCAAGGAGAACATCAAGAACGTCTCCTCCTCCACGGGCACCATCACGCTCAGCGTCACCAAGAGCAAGCCCGAGACCGGCGAAGTCATCGGCGTCTTCGAGAGCCTGCAGCCGTCCGACACCGATCTGGGTGCCAAGACTCCTAAAGATGTGAAGATCCAGGGAATCTGGTACGCCCAGCTGGAGTAG